A portion of the Plodia interpunctella isolate USDA-ARS_2022_Savannah chromosome 4, ilPloInte3.2, whole genome shotgun sequence genome contains these proteins:
- the Rab3-GEF gene encoding MAP kinase-activating death domain protein isoform X4, translating to MDIQKQQLCPRLVDYLTIVGAKPYTSGKGLAPVQAPELLRRYPLTNHDDFPLPLDMVYFCQPEGCVSVGPRRAPGHPASRDCSSFVFTLTDKDSGKTRYGICVNFYRGVERAPAAGGRERVLRRESWRKSMEKSSDSAFSSDYRSSNVAPSDSERDCSATLAPRVAAADSESGGSHSPSPRAARKRQRIRNHSLTSLCLLSHHPFFSTFRECLFILKKLIDACNESSSPRRVGASRQIFRDTVWSVLTGQAYDNTPTIVLHDVKEIETWILRLLSAPVPVPGKTRIELEVLSPTAHAPLLFALPDHTRFALVDFPLHLPLELLGVDTCLKVLTLILLENKVVVQSRDYNALSMSVMALVAMLYPLEYMFPAIPLLPCCMSCAEQLLLAPTPFLIGIPATFLTYKKNFRLPDDIWLVDLDATKLISPTGSDQDLPPLPEPEGSVLKNHLKQALNSLTNTTAEQASALLMPSRRDSVGGATLKVQPASLRPTASGAQSAPHSSPESRRVSLSASAGHTPQRLSLASPQAQPFNALIYGNDVDSVDVATRVAMVRFFNSQNILANFMEHTRTLRLYPRPVVAFQINSFLRSRPRTTSFLNKFARTQAVEFLAEWSLTPCNVAFLRVQTGVFDPRQIGDKPKWFADSLQPIRFPVWDDGSSLNGALRQLQRQENQPTDESGSDSEGAESTSSSYSSLSDFVSEMVSSDLSPGGNPHQQHVIGETYSAVVQVPMTLSSSLDPKTVYSPPSSLMFGGSEGPARRSPSPSPTPSASSSDRSELSDDEPPALARPHDRAPPVKKSDTDSGSFGRESDSNSTTTPKTIVSRKQQDSSTSDSERALTPSHRTTHAKSTSSGVSRQASQTSLLEQFAAQAKELVRETTRQSSQEGLLAHMDKKGKVTDGEEKKMFAPFGQLTLHAKKAAEEASKSMQEASKSALEASKTATAVSKNTFEDLTYVSKSTFGDLTKSAKEVAAKKGLLIKGDSQDSTGSGNRRDSTALQTTNLLATTHRDFFSNISSDLNGLAASTSSMFSDFFGSKGKQTKPSESVSGSSATFGPFSQGARGLVQRSPLIRHAPPAAPPEPPHARPSANSENQAFLNDLVQHVLEGEGVGWLKLNRLKKLMEDESYRNMVLSKLNRNFNRKSTPNDKVDDVFVSKPIWKGMLKVLQAVVHGLEHTYSNFGLGGMASVFQLAEMAHTHYWSKELAALEPCVLPGSALADYRHNLDTPSSTSSSRKSSQADVPIVNYPDMDSADVQSTAEMFKDMLNQKRNLLFSKLTSFDSDAAPSSDCSADESGSITTNRANLLDHRASFKSNLSDTDVMFLNVGRAGGAGKPRAASVFSSKSSLSGYRPPVGVPVTSPLTSPDTARTYLYQGLIGKERSNLWDQMQFWEDAFLDAVSQERDMIGMDQGANEMMERYKCLSETERKRLEHEEDRLLSTALYNLTAAMVLFGVEADITRNKVRRLLAKSHIGLVYSQEVNHLLDVVHTLHGNDIELKPLGSRLLRRATFTVHEADAAGELRFMEVRDDGLILRSTQGTIVERWWYERLVNMTYSPKIRVLCLWRKNGGQTQLHKYYTKKCKALYYCIKEAMEKSGRRQDAAELGGEFPVQDCASGEGGLIQVCMEGVGLLFHHSKDFEFFVRLDHIRKCFTQNSGIFVLEEFNPKTRQIIQRKYKSIMADQICYAVLCVFSYFAAGQEQKKAILEQAARVPPSPQCPAPPPTPALPHTATSRFDPTLAPPDTSRRLSDSDAEPKPKTSPLAERRSPVSRAGEARASFAGGENATLGDGQRRILVDSHSRSAPESNRNVTDSRRTVKDQSRTVVESVADRQRRVADGAPLERHGSLSAKPDDVGAPQQPAGLSRSGSAPPRRPPPPSPARAPPLSRAQSQAAPPRPADPPCIPPRTSGGRGPGPPPALPPRQMSAAADLATANRTNAATAVSAASARRVSGAGLAAGGVAAVGGGVGAPFASTNPFTSPRHAEFVIPQRNNSRRSSTTDRN from the exons TGACTATAGGAGCAGCAACGTGGCGCCGAGCGACTCGGAGCGCGACTGCAGCGCGACGCTGGCGCCGCGCGTCGCGGCCGCAGACTCCGAGAGCGGCGGCTCGCACTCGCCCAGCCCGCGCGCTGCCAGGAAGCGACAG CGAATACGGAACCACTCCCTAACATCGTTGTGCCTCCTGTCCCATCACCCATTCTTCTCCACATTCCGAGAGTGCCTATTTATCCTAAAGAAGTTAATAGATGCGTGCAACGAGTCTTCCAGTCCACGGCGTGTTGGGGCGTCCAGACAAATATTTAG GGATACAGTATGGTCGGTATTGACCGGACAGGCGTATGACAACACACCTACAATAGTTCTCCACGACGTGAAAGAGATAGAAACCTGGATCCTGCGGCTTTTATCTGCGCCAGTACCGGTGCCAGGCAAGACAAGGATAGAACTAGAAGTGCTATCGCCAACTGCGCACGCGCCGCTTTTGTTCGCGCTGCCCGATCATACGCGATTTGCGCTAGTTGATTTCCCTCTACATTTGCCTTTGGAACTTTTGG GCGTGGACACGTGCTTGAAAGTGCTAACTCTGATCCTGCTGGAAAACAAAGTGGTCGTCCAATCCAGAGACTACAACGCATTGTCTATGTCTGTCATGGCGCTGGTCGCCATGTTGTATCCCTTGGAGTACATGTTCCCGGCGATCCCACTGCTGCCATGTTGTATGAGCTGCGCCGAACAGCTGTTACTGGCACCCACACCCTTCCTCATTGGAATACCAGCAACGTTCCTAACCTATAAGAAGAATTTTAg ATTACCTGATGACATATGGCTTGTGGATTTGGATGCAACGAAACTTATTTCTCCAACTGGAAGCGATCAAGACCTGCCACCGTTGCCCGAACCAGAAGGTTCAGTGCTTAAAAACCACCTGAAACAG GCTCTGAACAGTTTGACGAACACGACCGCGGAGCAAGCCTCTGCGCTTCTGATGCCGTCCAGAAGAGATAGCGTTGGAGGTGCAACGTTGAA GGTGCAGCCCGCGTCGCTCCGGCCAACGGCGTCGGGCGCGCAGTCGGCGCCGCACAGCAGCCCCGAGAGCCGCCGCGTGTCGCTGAGCGCCAGCGCCGGCCACACGCCGCAGCGGCTGTCGCTGGCCTCGCCGCAAGCGCAGCCCTTCAACGCGCTCATATATGGCAACGATGTCGACTCTGTCGACGTCGCAACGAGGGTCGCCATG GTGCGCTTCTTCAACTCTCAAAACATCTTAGCCAACTTTATGGAGCACACGCGGACTCTGCGACTGTACCCGAGACCGGTCGTGGCGTTCCAAATCAACAGTTTTCTGCGTTCGCGTCCTAGAACCACGTCCTTCCTTAATAAGTTCGCGAGAACTCAG GCTGTAGAGTTCTTAGCGGAATGGTCGCTGACGCCCTGCAACGTGGCGTTCCTCAGGGTACAAACTGGGGTGTTTGACCCTCGGCAAATTGGGGACAAACCGAAATGGTTCGCCGACTCCTTGCAGCCCATCCGCTTCCCCGTGTGGGACGACGGCAGCTCACTCAACGGCGCGCTGAGACAACTACAGAGGCAGGAGAACCAACCTACCG ATGAGAGCGGGTCAGACTCCGAAGGGGCAGAGAGCACAAGCTCGTCGTACTCATCCCTCAGTGACTTTGTATCCGAAATGGTTTCGTCCGATTTATCACCCg GTGGCAACCCACATCAGCAACACGTGATTGGTGAAACGTACAGCGCAGTGGTGCAGGTTCCGATGACTTTGTCTTCTTCTTTGGATCCAAAAACG GTGTATTCGCCGCCGTCGTCCCTCATGTTCGGAGGGTCGGAGGGTCCGGCGCGGCGGTCGCCCTCCCCCTCCCCGACGCCCTCCGCGTCCAGCTCCGACCGCAGCGAGCTGTCGGACGACGAGCCGCCAGCCTTGGCTCGTCCGCACGACCGTGCGCCCCCCGTCAAGAAAAGC GACACGGACAGCGGGAGTTTCGGGCGCGAGTCTGACTCAAACTCGACGACGACGCCGAAAACGATCGTCAGCCGCAAGCAGCAGGACAGCAGCACCAGTGACTCCGAGCGGGCCCTCACGCCCTCGCACCGGACCACGCACGCCAAG AGCACAAGCAGCGGCGTGTCCCGGCAAGCGTCGCAGACGTCGCTGCTGGAGCAGTTCGCGGCGCAGGCCAAGGAGCTCGTGCGGGAGACCACGCGCCAGAGTAGCCAGGAGGGCTTGCTGGCTCACATGGACAAG AAAGGAAAAGTGACTGATGGCGAAGAGAAGAAAATGTTTGCTCCTTTCGGTCAG TTAACGCTGCATGCCAAAAAAGCGGCAGAAGAAGCATCTAAAAGTATGCAAGAGGCATCGAAATCAGCGTTAGAAGCTAGCAAAACAGCGACCGCAGTCAGTAAGAACACCTTTGAAGACCTCACCTACGTCAGCAAGTCTACCTTCGGAGATCTCACTAAAAGCGCTAAAGAAGTTGCTGCGAAAAAAGGACTTCTAATCAAG GGTGACAGTCAAGACTCGACGGGTAGCGGCAATCGACGCGACTCGACGGCACTCCAAACTACTAATCTACTTGCGACCACGCACCGGGATTTCTTCTCCAACATTAGTTCCGATCTGAATGGGCTCGCAGCCTCCACTTCTAGCATGTTCAGTGACTTTTTCGGTTCTAAGG GCAAGCAGACGAAGCCCTCGGAGTCTGTGTCCGGGTCGTCGGCGACGTTTGGTCCGTTCTCGCAGGGCGCGCGCGGGCTGGTGCAGCGCTCGCCGCTCATCCGCCAcgcgccgcccgccgcccCGCCCGAGCCGCCGCACGCCAGGCCCTCCGCCAACTCCGAGAACCAGGCCTTCCTCAACGAT CTGGTACAGCATGTCCTGGAGGGCGAAGGCGTAGGTTGGCTGAAGCTGAACCGGTTGAAGAAGCTGATGGAGGACGAGTCCTACCGCAACATGGTGCTCAGTAAACTCAACAGGAACTTCAACCGCAAGTCCACGCCCAACGACAAAGTTGATGACGTG TTCGTAAGCAAGCCGATATGGAAGGGCATGTTGAAGGTGCTTCAGGCCGTAGTGCACGGGCTGGAGCACACGTATTCCAACTTCGGCCTGGGCGGCATGGCGTCGGTGTTCCAGCTGGCGGAGATGGCGCACACGCACTACTGGAGCAAGGAGCTGGCGGCGCTCGAGCCCTGCGTGCTGCCGGGCTCCGCACTCGCAGACTATAGGCACAATTTAGACACGCCTTCGTCTACGTCGTCATCGAGGAAGAGCTCGCAAGCGG ATGTTCCGATAGTCAACTATCCCGATATGGACTCCGCCGACGTTCAAAGCACTGCAGAAATGTTTAAAGACATGCTCAACCAGAAGAGGAACCTTCTCTTCAGTAAACTGACTTCATTCGACTCggac GCGGCGCCGTCGTCCGACTGTTCGGCCGACGAGAGCGGCTCGATCACCACCAACCGAGCCAATCTCCTTGACCACCGCGCCTCCTTTAAGTCCAACCTCTCTGACACTGACGTCATGTTCCTCAAT GTGGGTCGCGCCGGCGGGGCGGGGAAGCCGCGCGCGGCGAGCGTGTTCTCTTCAAAGTCCTCTCTCAGCGGGTATCGGCCGCCGGTCGGCGTGCCTGTCACTTCGCCGCTCACTTCGCCTGATACCGCCAGGACTTATCTTTATCAGGGACTTATTG GTAAAGAAAGGTCAAACCTTTGGGACCAAATGCAATTTTGGGAGGACGCTTTCCTCGACGCCGTGAGTCAAGAGCGGGATATGATAGGCATGGACCAGGGAGCGAACGAGATGATGGAGAGGTACAAGTGTCTCAGTGAGACGGAGAGAAAACGCCTCGAACATGAAGAGGACAGACTGCTGTCCACCGCTCTATACAACTTGACTGCGGCGATGGTTCTGTTCGGAGTTGAAGCGGATATCACACGGAACAAAGTGCGGAGGTTGCTCGCTAAGAGTCACATCGGGCTTGTGTACAGTCAGGAAGTCAATCACCTACTTGATGTCGTCCATACTTTG CATGGAAACGACATCGAGCTAAAGCCGCTGGGGTCCCGCTTGCTGCGGCGCGCGACGTTCACCGTGCACGAGGCTGACGCGGCCGGAGAACTGCGCTTCATGGAGGTTCGCGACGACGGCCTCATACTACGCTCCACGCAAG gTACAATTGTGGAACGATGGTGGTACGAGCGCCTCGTCAACATGACTTACAGTCCGAAAATACGAGTTTTGTGTCTTTGGAGGAAAAATGGTGGCCAGACGcagttacataaatattatactaaaaag TGTAAAGCCCTGTACTACTGCATTAAGGAGGCGATGGAGAAGAGTGGGCGACGGCAGGACGCGGCCGAGCTGGGGGGGGAGTTCCCGGTGCAAGACTGCGCCTCGGGGGAGGGCGGCCTCATACAG GTGTGCATGGAAGGCGTCGGTCTTCTGTTCCACCACAGCAAG GATTTCGAG TTCTTTGTGCGGCTCGATCATATTCGAAAATGCTTCACACAGAACAGCGGTATCTTCGTTTTAGAAGAATTta ATCCAAAAACCAGACAAATAATTCAAAGGAAGTACAAATCTATAATG GCGGATCAGATATGCTATGCAGTGTTGTGCGTGTTTTCCTACTTCGCGGCGGGACAGGAGCAGAAGAAGGCGATTCTGGAGCAGGCGGCGCGCGTGCCTCCCTCCCCACAGTGCCCCGCGCCGCCCCCCACGCCCGCGCTCCCCCATACGGCTACGTCTCGCTTCGACCCCACGCTTGCGCCTCCCGACACTTCTCGAAGACTTTCAGACAGCGATGCCGAGCCTAAACCCAAGACTAGCCCATTG GCAGAGCGACGTTCGCCAGTGAGCCGTGCGGGGGAGGCGCGAGCCAGCTTCGCAGGGGGCGAGAACGCTACTTTGGGGGATGGTCAGAGAAGAATTCTCGTTGACAGCCACAGTAGGAGTGCGCCGGAAAGCAACAGAAACGTGACGGATAGTCGCAGAACTGTGAAGGATCAAAGTAGAACCGTGGTAGAAAGCGTGGCTGACCGGCAAAGACGGGTGGCCGACGGCGCCCCCCTCGAACGACACGGTAGTTTGTCCGCTAAGCCTGACGACGTTGGCGCACCGCAG CAGCCGGCGGGCCTGTCGCGTTCGGGCAGCGCGCCCCCGCGGCGCCCCCCGCCCCCGTCGCCCGCGCGCGCGCCCCCGCTGTCGCGTGCGCAGTCGCAGgccgcgccgccgcgcccCGCTGACCCGCCCTGC ATCCCGCCGCGTACGAGCGGCGGGCGGGGCCCGGGACCGCCGCCCGCGCTGCCGCCGCGCCAGATGTCCGCCGCCGCCGACCTCGCCACCGCGAACAG AACAAATGCAGCGACGGCAGTGAGTGCTGCGAGCGCGCGGCGTGTGAGCGGCGCTGGGCTGGCGGCGGGTGGGGTAGCGGCGGTCGGGGGAGGGGTGGGGGCGCCCTTCGCCTCCACCAACCCGTTCACCTCCCCACGACACGCGGAGTTCGTCATACCACAGAGGAACAACTCGCGACGGTCGTCTACCACGGACCGAAACTGA